From the genome of Pleuronectes platessa chromosome 12, fPlePla1.1, whole genome shotgun sequence:
CTGTGGCTATGGTCCTACAATAGATGAATAAGGAAACGCCAAGGGGGGGGGCTTAAAGTCGAACTTGTGCACCAGAGTGGGAGCGAGAAGAAGGTTTCTGGTGTTTCACTGTATGAAGTAAACGAGAGAGACTCTAGGACAGAATGGGCCCTACACCCGTAGCTGTGGTCGcaatttttctccaatgtttctTTCATAGACGTCGCCTCAAAGGCACATGATGGTTGCTGGGAAAAAACCCTTGTTTGACTCTTTGGATTGACCAGCAGTCCGTTTCATTTCTGTCGATCTAAGcactaaaagaaaagaaatcacTGAAACCTCAGAATTACTGTCAGAAATAAACCTTTTCTTTTCAGTATTTTGTGGAAACAAATGTGTTGCAGAGACAACACGGACACACTCTGAGTGTGTATTCTTTCCTGTAGGTGAATCTAAAATAGGATTATAAGTATGCACACAATTGTAATATACACTTTTTGTTCCTCAATCATTCAATGGCAAATTCATTGTGCTTTTTGAAGTGGCAGTATTGAAAGAGAATAGGCCGTAAAGAGTTTGCTGGGTGGTTAATGTTCTTGTGGTACACTTGCTCTCGGTGCCATACGACAAATAGGTACTTGAATGTGTTGTTCATTTTGCAGTTGCGCTGTTTTAATGGGAtgattgatttttcttttctttgtttgtggtgGAGGGAGTGGGAGGGGTGGGATCTCTTTAGTTGTGCATGTTTTGTGATTGAGGGGAGgagtgtattttgtgtgttagtgggCGGGTGGGGACAATGCAGGGATGTTCAGTGTGGTGGAGCACAATGTCTGAGAGGAAAGGTGACGGTGAAAGTACAAGCTGGAGGAAAATGGAACCAAAAGCAGCAGATTTCTCTATTGAATTAGACGGAAATCCAGCCGACCAATTCAAAACTTTATATTTCAATGCAACTTATTCTACGACTGAGTGTTAGGGCcgtcaaaaggaaaaataaatccaatttaaaaaaacaaagactcaaATTACAAGAATTTAAAGCTATGTGTAGCTAAATACCCCaactttgaaaagattgtgcAAGAAATCGAGTTTATTCCGACTTCAATCACTAGTTCATTATCGTAACATTACCAGTTTATTCTCGCAATAGACAAAACTCCCAGTATTATGACTTAATTATGCAGTATTTGAAGTTTCTTCTCAATTATGACTTAATTCTCATAATGTTATGGCTCTATCCTTGTAATATTATTACTTTTCTCTTGTAATATTACAATTTATTGCAAATATTATAACTTCAGTCACGTTataatgtctttctttttcaaattaatATTCCCTTTAAAATGGCCCTAACCATCGTGGGATTTAATATTCTCCttgaaactaaattaaattccCAGTCTAGACACTTTCTTTCACAACCTGTATTTCCTGACTTTAACATTGTGTTAAGTTTCCACCACACTGAGCACAGCCCTCACTTTAGGTTTATGTTTAAGCTGTATCAGACACTGGGCTAGAGGAGAGGAGTGAAGGAGggagaaacatttttatttttctgaatgTAATTTTTTCATTATTCACACTGATCCCACTGCATGGACTGAACACAAGCAGCCTCGCAGCATCATGTTCTCTCCTCGTCATCGTGTAAAGTCAGAACAAGGTCTCTTCTGttcaaaaagcaaacaaaaagagagtaaacaaacaaaaaaacacgtATTATTTTGTTCCAAAATCACAACCATGATCAAGACTCCGACAGGAGAACTTCTCAGTGTTTCTTTCAGAGGAGACTTTGGAGGTTTGGTGAATGATTTGCTCTGATTCAGGATATTTAGAGGAAGTTTTACGAAGCACAAGCTGGTTTGATGTGATGAGAGCCACGGAAGGGAGGATTTCTAATCTGCTAGGAAACGACATTAGGCAGACGTGACATCACGTGACGTTCCTCAGGTGGATTTGTTTGGACGAAGATGAACCCATGGTCCTCCTCGCCACCTCCTTCTGTCGTCTCTGGTCACTCTTTATACCTTCACTGTCAGAGGTGATTGAAACGTATGGCGGCTCTGATGATTTCCACACTCGTTTTATTTATTCCAATGCTTTCTAGCTCTAATGAATATGCTGTATTCTGGAGACAGAATGAGAAGTGATGATCGGCTGGCGTGTGATTGAGAGTGATGTATGACCCACTCaccttcacctttgacctttgataaGATTCAAACAAGGTGAGGTTTACGAGACACCCGGGGCATTCACCATCCCTTCTTCCTGTATTAATTTCCCAGTATGCTATTGTGATGTTACAGACCATACAGTAAACATAAATGTCAATAAAGATGGATTTAACTTTAAACACTTTTTCAGCCTGTGTCTTTTTTCTTACCAGTAACGGTTCAGCATGACACGAGTGAAACCTTTCTTATGTCCTGTGACAGTTGGTGTTCGGGGGAAATGTTCAGCAGCACATTGTTTTGTGCCAGGTTAAACAAAAGTGCCTTTTAAAGAAGAATTAATCACAATGCAACTTAGGGAAATAAGCACAAGTCTGTCAACAAGTTGTTTTAAAACACTTTGGAGTCATCAGAACTTTGTGAGGGTTATTTAGCTGCAACAAGCAATTTCTgcactagatatcactaaagTCTACACACCGAACCTATAAAAAGTGCTTTTACAATAACATGTCAACAGTTGTAAAAGCTCCAATTAGCCGTTTGTAAATGGACTTTGGTCCAGTTGACCTGCAAAGCCTTTTACATAAGATAACTCGAGGAGGATTTTCCTCAACCTGGCAacccaaaacaaaaataacccATAAAGTATTGAGAGCGAGTTATGTAACATTGTGtatattcagtttatttttcaaatacaaTAACAGGTTACAGGTTgtacttcctttttttttttatgaatggtGCCTCGTCAGAAGTAAGAGACATGAACACTGGTTCCAGCTCTGAACCCAAAAAATGTTAATCTCTAACCATtcaactctcctctctcccacaTTCCACAGGCGGaactgatctgtgtgtgtgagtgtgtgatagagggagggagagagagagagagagagttgtgtgTACTATGACCCCCTCAGAGCACTTAGACAACTTCATGTGACTCCGACTCTCTCAGTCTGAGGTGAAGTGGATCCAAACCAGCACAGGATTTGTTCCATTCTTAAATAAAGTAGATGAGTTCTAAGAAGCAGAGCACCAGTATGGTGCTGATGAACTACACCAGAGACCCTGACTTCCAGGACGTGGACGGTGTGGGCTCCGGCTCAGGGACCAGCCCCCCTCTgccggaggagaagcagcaggactcCAGCTCGGTGAAGCTGGACCCGGCTGTGGAGGAGTACACGCAGCTGAAGCCTTACGCCGGGATGCCCAaggaggtgctgctgctgtacTCCTCCCAGGCCCGGTACCGCGTGCCCCGGGAGGTCCTGTTCTGGCTGATCGTGGCCTGCACCCTGACCCTGGTGGCTCTCACCATCACGGTGATCGCCCTGTCTCCCCGGTGCCTGAGCTGGTGGCAGGTGTCCCCGGTGTACCAGGTGTACCCCCGCTCCTTCAGGGACTCGGACGGAGATGGTGTGGGAGACCTCAAAGGTAAAATGCCCCTGACCCACAGGGAACCCTATGGAGGGCTGAGGGTTGTTGGTAAACACTGTACTGCCAGTGCAAAGtacagtacttgagtaaatgtacttaattACTTTACACTACCTGGCATAATTACAAATCACGACTTTAATCTACTTGTAAACTATTATATTTCAAATTTCAGAGGGAAATACTTTGAATGAACATGTTATCAATTGAAGAGGTGATCATTTAGTTTACTGTGGATATTTCAAGTTGATTTTTTGGATATACTTTACTGTTTACTCAGATGCAGagcaagtacttttacttaaattttCATTTTAAGCTACTTCATAGAACATTGCTGTGTTTTCGGAAGAGGGATTTTAAAAGGAAAGCTTTAAAAACACTTACATTATAGTATGGTTAGCAGCATAGTTAATAAACACAGCCACAGCAAGCACcaactgtttttaaatatatccaCGTTAACTCTGCTGTCGAGGGTCAGCAGGTGGTCTCTGGAGTTGAGGTATTTTCAGCCTCGTCACTGTCACCGTGGTGTCTCTGCTCCGACAGGAATTCAGGAGCAGCTGGATCACTTCGAGTTCCTGAACATCAAGTCGGTTTGGATCAGTCCCTTCTACCGCTCGCCCATGAAAGACTTTGGCTATGACGTGGAAGACTTCCGAGCCGTTGACCCCCTCTTTGGAACCATGCAGGACTTTGAGGAGCTGCTGGCTGAGATGCACAACAAaggtgaggagctggaggtggaggtggtcaGGATGGACCACTACACCTCTTCTTTCAGGGGTCACCTGGTGGGTTTGAACAGTGAATACCTTTGACTCtgttctctgtctgcctccaccagGTTTGAAGCTGATCATGGATTTCATTCCCAATCACACCAGTGACAAACACCGCTGGTTTAACTTGAGCCGGACCAGAGATCCTCACTACGAGGATTACTACGTCTGGACCGACTGCAACGAGACATCTCCAAGACCGAACAACTGGGTCGGTATCTGCGGATCACAGGAGtttgtggaggagtggaggaagtgttcacgtgtgtgtttgtagagttTCTTAACGACAACAATTCTCCATCCTGCTGTTTCCCTCAGGTGAGTGTGTTCGGGAACTCGTCGTGGACTTACGATGACGTCAGAGGACAATGTTACCTGCACCAGTTCCTCAAGGAGCAGCCGGACCTGAACTTCAGAAACACAGATGTCCGCCAGGAGATTGTCGTAAGATAACATCaccacacactacacacacaacacacacaacacaaaacacacacacacacacacacacggctgctgACTTCTCTCTTTGTTTATCTGTGATTCAGATATTGTATCTCACACTCAAATCTCTGTTGTCTCCTCCACTCTGCACCAATCACTGCTGTATTCATACATCAGGTGTAATCTGTGTTTCGTTAGGAAACCGATTAcacattaacccccccccccccccccccccccctgttaacCCCTGCCCTGTTAACTGATTGTGTAAAGGCTTTTTGTGATAGGAGAAAGAGTCTCAGTTTTACTGTGGACACACTGTATTTGAATGGATACATATGTATATCTGTTGTTTCATCTCAGGATATTATTCATTTCTGGTTGGGGAAAGGAGTGGACGGGTTCCGGATGGACGCAGTGAAGCACATCCTGGAGGCCGCGCACCTGAGGGACGAGCCACAGGTGGACCCAGAGAAAGCCCCAGTAAGTGTTTCCTCTTCAGTTGAGTTCGATCCCTGGTGGAGCGAGGTTCCCCGGCTCAGGTGGAGCTGCTCTTTGTCCTCACGTTGACCCAAcacggtctctctctctgatctgcCAGTGGAAACGGATCCTTCTCGAATGGCAGAGCAGGTGTAACTCAGCTCCCAAGAGGTTTAACACATTTAACCTCTTGTAAGGCTGAGCTGCAGTTTAACCAACAGTCCTCCCGGCTCCCAGTGGGTCAAGGTTCGGCTCAGTGAGCCCTGTCTGCTGCGACGCTCGGTTACATGGTTATATTACGATTTTACGTTATTGAATTATACGACACGTGACATATCAGAGTCCAGATTGTTATCAGCGTGAGGGGTAGAAGCAGCACCGTGAAGCTGGAGGAACAAACTGTTGAGTGGGAGTGGGAGAACGTTATCATTCATCATCGTCATCTCTGGCTTAAACACAAGGTCCTCTGGAGCTCCTCTGGACCAAATACCATTCTCTGAATTCAAAAGGAGTTCACGACCCTTTCAGAGTTAAGCTGACTGAGAGGTTTTGTTCCCGGGAGAACGAAGTTATTTCTCCCAGAGGAAAGATTAGTTGAAAAGACGCATATTTGGGTGGATTGGCGAGTCACTGGGATTTACTTACTCCTGCAGAATAACACTGAGACTGACCCGTCTGCTCACTGTCGACTTAGAGGTGAACTCGCTGCTGCAGCACCCACATCCAACACAACCTCTTTTTAAAAAGaattaaacacacaaagctgTGATTTGCAGAACAAGACTCTTGTGCAATTAAACAACACGGCAATATATATAGTCACATGTACAATATGGGTTTATTGAGATTTTCAAGGCCGTGTTCATAACTAAGCAACTTTCTGTGTTATCATTATTGCTTCAGTGGTTTACTGCCGACTGAAGCTCTCAATTCACGCCAACAGTGTATTTTAAAGGCAGCTTGCTAAATGGTTCGGTCACATGGCAGCAAGCCAGTGGTAAAGAGCGTGAATAGATCAGTGGCCTGGTCTTTTCTGACTGgaatatgtgtgttgtgttgtgtttgagttCCCCCGACACACAATACACTCACATTGGGTGTTATCGGGTTTAAGAGACTGAAGCACCTCCTGAGTTGGTTCCCTCATAATCATGTCCTCTGCCAAgcaagttatgttttcacctctgtccggATCTGGATGaggggacagatccaggaacGTGTTTTTCAATAATTTTATCAACGGGAGATTTTTcaccattttaaatgtttttcaggGATTAATTtagggatcttgatgaaaagatgataatttagagaactgatatcCAGGAGTGTGTTTATCTTTTCCCATAATGATTtactttaactttattttaataaaactttTAATAATTCTTGCACAACATTACTCGTCGATCGCTACTTGGCCTCTTCGCTCTGTATCAGGTTTCCACTTATTTCCCAACTAcctgtcctgctgctgctccctgagttCTGGCctaagaaaagacaaagaaatgcaTTTACACTCCCGTTCCCACTAACTCCCAGTGGGCTGAGGAGAATACCATTGAGCTGCACTAATGCACTGGAGATGATGATCTCAGGGAGGAAACTCTACTGGGAATGAAACACTACTTCTCTGCAGAAACTAAATGTAATAATATCTTTCTTCATGTTCCTTCCTCTCCAGGAGGCGGTGACTTCAGAGTGGGACCTTTACCACGACTACACCACCAGTCAGGTGGGGCTGCACGACCTCCTGAGGGACTGGAGGGCAGAGATGGACCTTTACAGCCGTGAGCCTGGCAGATACAGGTATGTGAAGAATATGGTGCTGATTGAGATTATCTAAAACACTACAAGACATTTTTATTATCGTATGTGGTCAGTAGATCTATTTAATAAAAGGTAATAGGTTGAAACGGATGAGTTTCCATGCTTGGCTGTGGGTCAGTTTGATTTTTATCAGACCTTCTTGCCGCCTCCAGGTTCATGGTGACCGAGTCGTACGATTACCAGGAGGTGGACAAGACCATGATGTACTACGGCACCTCGCAGGTGAAAGAAAGTGATTTCCCCTTCAACTTCTACCTGCTGGACCTGCCTCAGAACACCAGCGGCTTGTGGGTTCAACAACTGGTCCAGCTGTGGATGACCAACATGCCCACTGGGCGATGGGCCAACTGGGTGGTGAGTCGCCGTTCATCTATTTTGTTCTCTGGCATCTTTAAATCATCCCCCACTTGTTTCACCTTTTCCTTTGCACCTCTCTAACTCCCTCTGTTTCCAGGTGGGAAACCACGACAAGCCTCGGATTGCCACCAGCGCTGGTCAGACCTACATCCGTGTCAtcaacatgctgctgctcaCGCTCCCCGGCACCCCCACCACCTACTACGGAGAGGAGATCGGCATGGAGAACATTAATGTCACGGACAGTGAGATCCAAGATCCCGCTggcaaatacaacacagtcagTACTCTGCACACACTAACAAGGATTTAAAGTAGATGCACTAGACACTGAAGCATAATTTGCTGCATAATCATAACAACGACACAACAGGACAAGATGTTTGTCAACAATGAAAATAGACAAACATTTATTACGGCAGGATTTATTTCcagtttgttgcattttgacCATATTTGAATGAAACTCTACCGACATGTGTATAGGTTGAAGTGTCTGTGCTCTATAAAGTCAAACTGCTTGTTGTCCCTGCAGAGCGCCAGTCGGGACCCTCAGCGGTCGCCCATGCAGTGGAGTGGTCACATGAACGCAGGCTTCAACAACATTACCAACGCCACCTGGCTGCCGGTTCACCCGGATTTCACAAGTGTGAACGTGGAGGTACAGAGATCTTTTAGTTCTGTTCAACTCGGGAGGAACATCTGACCAGaggctgcttgtgtttcttactTTAAAAACGGCCACTCTCTCTCCCCTAGGTCCAGAAGAAAGATGGACGCTCGGTTCTGTCTCAGTACCGTTTCCTGAACACCCTGCGTCAGTCGGAGCTGCCGCTTCACCGCGGGTGGTTCTGCttcatccacggtgacgccaaCGTCTTCTCGTACCTCAGGGAGCTGGACGGGCTACACCGAGCTTTCCTCATGGTCCTTAACTTTGGCAAAGAATCTGCCGTCACAGACCTCTCGTCTATTGTGGAGCTGCCGGACCAGCTGCCGGTGCTGATGAGCACGAGCGGTGTCAGCGATGGCAAAGTGCTTCAGAAGTCTCGGATCCTGACGGAGGCGGGGGAGGGTTTGGTGATTCAGTTCTCCGCGCCCACTCGGTTTAATCCCGACCATCCCAAACAGTGCTACGTCTCAGAGAAGGCCTGTTATTTAGGAGCCATGGACATACTTTATAAATGCTAACGTGAATGGACACTGGTATTCAGTTATTACAGTTTCACAGTAGAAATCAAGATGTTTCTTTGGTGTCTCCTCTGTAAGGGATGTATGTCAGAGAATTAAAAGGAACCGCAACAGACACAGTCACCAtctttgtcttttcctttgACAAAAAAAGTCCATGTTGATTCCCGACAACCTCTCGAAAGGCCTCACGGTTTCCTTCTCTTGCGTCTCGGCGGCTCGAGTCCCAGCTCTTTGTATAGAAATGCCAGATTCAGGGCCTCCTGTGTTTgggagagaaaataaatcaaaaaagagctggatcttgatgaaaaaaaaatctcagccATGTTTAGCCGACTGATATTTCTGAGTGTgggcagtttggtgcagatccaaatcaaatctGGATCTTGAGAATTTAATTACCTCCTCCAGCATCAGCTCAAAGTCGTCTGGGCCGAGGTGATTGGCTCCGGGTTGGATATTCAGAACGATGTTTGGTGCTGGTTCACATCCTGAAAGAACGATGAGgatcaggggtcaaaggtcaaagaaaaGATCTGTTATCTTTAAAACTTCCTCCAAGACATTTATCTTCTTATTCcgtgtctttttttctctgctgcccttctctctctgtccggTTGCCCCAAATcttatctccctctctcgctcctgACTCTCCTTTCATTCATGCTTGCTCCCATCTGATACTGAGCTCCCTCCTCTCTTGCCTCCCtcacattacccccccccccccccccgtctctgtgGTACTGGCTGTTTCACAAGTGCGGTCTTGACCTTGACAGCTCCCAGTCTGTGGCGTCTAATCTCTCGCTCTGATACACTATCTCTTTACCATGCTAATGGGCCTGCCCACCCGCCTGCGTGTGTCTATGCCATCAGCACTTTATCAAAGACTCCGgagaacagagagacagattagggagacatatatacacacacatacacacagagccaCTTAAGCTGGCCGGCGTATGTGTGTATGAACAACAGAAAAAGTGAGAGATAatgtgtgcagagagagagaggggtgtaAAGCGGAGTACCACCAATGTGGTGAAGGCAGATTAtgagtgagaggcagagagagcctGTCTATAGGGAAATGAGAGCAATTAGCTGACACACATGCTACACTACAAGGTGACCTATGCCACACTTTGGTCATGAACTTAAAACTCTGAtagcactcccccccccccccagacagaCATCtacacatctgctgctgctgcctctcaaGACGTGCACACTGACACGTCTACTGGGAGTCGACCCTTAACTGTTAAAACCTCTGGGATGAAGAAATTACACCCAAAAGAAAGTGGAACGAGTGGGAATCTATTCTGGAATGTGTCCACAGAACGATGCACTCATTGAAGGGGATGGAATCTACAGGATGCACGCCACAGACGTGAAACTGGGaggatacaaatatctcaggatgaaagagagacgtcatacacgtagaagacagaaacaaagatgtcaacttgacAAGACGACCATTTCGTGTGTTTAGTGACTAAGGCCGACGTCGGTGTTGAAAACATAAACACGTGATCCCAGCAGTGTTATTTATCCGATACATTCTCCCTCCTGAAACTTGAACCACCCCTCACCAGAGTGTTttggagatttctgtgttgacatgaacgtgagaatctcctgctgcattcttcatatatGAATGTCCAGAGAAAGTCCACTTATTGTGCAAACATTCTTcagagctcatgtctgaaaagggcTGATGTGTGagagtttgagtgtgtgtttgtgtgtgtgtgtgtgtgtttgtgcttctaTGTACCCGACTT
Proteins encoded in this window:
- the slc3a1 gene encoding neutral and basic amino acid transport protein rBAT, which produces MSSKKQSTSMVLMNYTRDPDFQDVDGVGSGSGTSPPLPEEKQQDSSSVKLDPAVEEYTQLKPYAGMPKEVLLLYSSQARYRVPREVLFWLIVACTLTLVALTITVIALSPRCLSWWQVSPVYQVYPRSFRDSDGDGVGDLKGIQEQLDHFEFLNIKSVWISPFYRSPMKDFGYDVEDFRAVDPLFGTMQDFEELLAEMHNKGLKLIMDFIPNHTSDKHRWFNLSRTRDPHYEDYYVWTDCNETSPRPNNWVSVFGNSSWTYDDVRGQCYLHQFLKEQPDLNFRNTDVRQEIVDIIHFWLGKGVDGFRMDAVKHILEAAHLRDEPQVDPEKAPEAVTSEWDLYHDYTTSQVGLHDLLRDWRAEMDLYSREPGRYRFMVTESYDYQEVDKTMMYYGTSQVKESDFPFNFYLLDLPQNTSGLWVQQLVQLWMTNMPTGRWANWVVGNHDKPRIATSAGQTYIRVINMLLLTLPGTPTTYYGEEIGMENINVTDSEIQDPAGKYNTSASRDPQRSPMQWSGHMNAGFNNITNATWLPVHPDFTSVNVEVQKKDGRSVLSQYRFLNTLRQSELPLHRGWFCFIHGDANVFSYLRELDGLHRAFLMVLNFGKESAVTDLSSIVELPDQLPVLMSTSGVSDGKVLQKSRILTEAGEGLVIQFSAPTRFNPDHPKQCYVSEKACYLGAMDILYKC